In Setaria viridis chromosome 5, Setaria_viridis_v4.0, whole genome shotgun sequence, the genomic stretch atcttttgagcctaattagtcaatatttggacaataattcacaaatacaaacgaaacgctacagtgtgctacagtgctgtaacagtaatttggcacctcccaaattccccaactaaacaaggccgtaGGCTCGCGGTGGAGTGTGGTGGAGACAGGGGAATgagcaggagaagaagcggacAAGAATGCCAGGGCGGAGAGCCGGAGACAGGCAGGTGGGGCGTCCAAGGCACGCCGTGGGAATAGAGAAGCTTCGGCTGGTACAACATTCGGGTTAACATAATTCTCAATGTGAACCCTCTTGGCCGTcatcttttgatttttttttcccctgtgTGTAGGTTATTTTGTAGAGCTGGAGATCCGATCGAAATCTTCTTACCAAATGACAGCTTTACGCTTACTCCAATTTCAAGAAAAAACTAGAATGACACTACTTAAAGTATGAAATAACTAGCCCTTTATGAGCGTTCTCGCGACACGCATTCGTGCGCGCCTGCCTGCCGTGTATCGAGAGCGAGCGAGCAGCTCGGTGGAGAGCACGTCGGCGCTGTTTCCTTGTCTGCCTGCAGCCAGCTCGATTCAACGCGTCGCCTGAGGCCAGACAGACACATGTGATGCAAGGCTGGCCGATCCAAATTCTCGATTTTCCATTAATATTTGAATTGGTGCATGTCTGTTGTCGATCAAATTAAAGGCAGTTCGCTCGCAGGATACATACTATTGTGTACTACTAGTAGTACTAGTCTCTTCTCAGTGTAACAGCGCTGGGTGGTAGCGCATTCGATGCCTGTTCTGTTCGAGGAGTGGCGTAACGCAGAGACGTACAGTAAGAAAGGCTTGAAGCGCACTTGCCTGCCGCGCGTTGCCCGGCATGTGTTTCGGCTGGCACATGAAGCTCTGATCCGAACAGCGTTCTCGCCTTGGTGGGAACTGGGTGACTGGGGAGTGTGGACTGAAGTTAAGCAGGAACGTGAGTTTTCGCACCAACCATGTAGTCCTGTGAGGTCTCACGTCGTTACGATCATTTCACGCGGCAACTGGTTTGTCTTGTCTGGTTCTCATCATTTGGCCTGTCTGGAAACCTGATCGTTCATTCCACAACACCGATGCACACCTCCCCTCGCAATTTGTTTTGTCCTAGGACGGCGGAAATGACtccatgtttttgtttttttattaggAAGGCACAAATGGCCCAATTAAGGCCTCAGAAGACAGGAAGGCCATTAAAATGAGGCGCACTATCTGTGTCAAGTATGTGGAGGCCTGTCGTAGAGTAGAAACAGAGAAGCCCATAATCTGGAAACAACATTCCCGGCGTCTGTTTAAACTCGCGGCGAGCGTCTTGAATCCAAACGCCCGGGATTCCTGCTGATAAGCAGCTGGTGGTGGTACGAAAATTACCATTCCGTGGCCACCGTCAGAGCCCGCACAAGATCCACCGATCTCACCGTGCGCCCGTTGGATTGCTCCCATGGCATCTTGGCCGATCAAACGCATGCAATGCAACTCTGTGCGCACCCCTCGGCACTAGCATGCGGCCGCGTTCTCCACCTCCCATAAAGGCGCGCCTTCCTCGCACGGCTCCAGCGCTTCCCATTTTCGCCTCCACCCGCGCGCGTCGAGGGACACCACCACCGCGCCGTGCAACGAGACTGGCCGCGACGAGATTCGTCCATCCAATCCCCCATTCCCCTTCAACATGAGCGCGGCAGAGGAGGAGCAGAGGTCATCCGCAaccggtggggaggaggagaggcgcggcggcggtctgGTGTCAGGCCTGGTGGATAAGGCCAAGGGGTTCGTGGCGGAGAAGGTGGCGAAGATCCCCAAGCCCGAGGCGTCGTTGGAGCGCGTCTCCTTCCAGAGCGTCAGCCGCCAGGGCATCGAGCTGCATAGCCACATCGATGTCAACAACCCCTACTCGCATCGCATCCCCATCTGCGAGGTCACCTACACCTTCAAGAGCGCCGGCAAGTACGTCATGGCCACATCCTCATCTCATCGCTTCATACCATTCTTGCTCCCGGCCGTCGTAGTAGGATCATGCATGCTTGTCCGTTCAGGCCTCTGATGGC encodes the following:
- the LOC117855151 gene encoding late embryogenesis abundant protein Lea14-A, producing the protein MSAAEEEQRSSATGGEEERRGGGLVSGLVDKAKGFVAEKVAKIPKPEASLERVSFQSVSRQGIELHSHIDVNNPYSHRIPICEVTYTFKSAGKVIASGTMLDPGWIAASGSTKLELPVKVPYDFIVSLMKDLGGDWDIDYVLEVGLTIDLPVIGTFTIPLTTEGEMKLPTFRDLF